In Saccharolobus solfataricus, a genomic segment contains:
- a CDS encoding NAD(+)/NADH kinase: MRVKIVSKPTSQLNYTVEKIKNISNKLGFEVVDIDFDYVIAVGGDGTLLRAVKLGKPVIAIKAGRRGLLMDVPVDKIEDALLRLKKGDYNEEEYMLLEMVHNDKVELGFNEIGILYDRPEAIKVGISFDTERVSVEGDGVLVSTPQGSSGWGMSATNSLLYKDLNAIEIIFVNPIFYYLRSVVIPPKSLILRLEDKGYPQTARVVVDGEVVTLIKTNQEITVRVSQHKAKILRFFKLDLIGEVLHAYHI, from the coding sequence ATGAGAGTTAAGATTGTAAGTAAGCCTACTTCACAACTTAATTACACTGTAGAAAAAATTAAGAATATTTCTAATAAATTAGGTTTTGAAGTGGTAGATATTGATTTCGATTATGTCATTGCAGTAGGTGGAGATGGAACGTTATTAAGAGCAGTTAAGCTAGGTAAGCCAGTGATTGCGATAAAAGCTGGAAGGAGAGGACTACTAATGGATGTACCTGTGGATAAGATTGAGGACGCTCTTCTGAGGCTAAAAAAGGGAGATTATAACGAGGAAGAATACATGCTATTGGAAATGGTACATAATGATAAGGTAGAATTAGGATTTAACGAGATAGGAATCTTATACGATAGACCAGAGGCTATAAAAGTTGGAATAAGCTTCGATACTGAAAGAGTCTCAGTGGAAGGAGACGGAGTTTTAGTATCAACACCACAAGGAAGTAGTGGTTGGGGCATGTCTGCAACCAACTCCTTGCTATATAAAGACCTAAACGCGATAGAGATAATATTCGTTAATCCAATTTTCTACTATCTAAGATCGGTTGTAATACCACCAAAGTCTCTAATCCTAAGATTAGAAGATAAGGGGTATCCTCAAACAGCCAGAGTAGTGGTAGATGGTGAAGTAGTTACCTTAATAAAAACTAATCAAGAAATTACGGTAAGAGTCTCTCAACACAAGGCAAAAATCTTAAGATTTTTCAAACTAGACTTAATAGGAGAAGTATTACATGCATATCATATTTGA
- a CDS encoding MFS transporter, whose protein sequence is MKGIKIIVARVIYAIHWFYLAPLIPFLAGKLNLSLQIVGLIPLSFFLGSGIMQIPSAFLSTRIGLRNTLLLGLFIMSISPLLIPLSSNFIELLIFYLMDGVGASMFFSTGGGILASLNRDSPSLALGLYNASFAVGGLIGLNWYIVFGNYLSFYILSILTFLSLIINVNNSNLKPCWRIIRDNRIVILGISIAGIWGVYYVIGELYPTFAYYYLHLNLIDSSLFTSLLLVSSVIGGSLTFLADRKIKKFNLLIISSLLGSVPSLLLYTKVYLLGIVITGIFNELAISVLYSIIASLQRDANATMGLALVNSLNILIGMNFELLASYSGYYMWIAVNIIGLLLFSLIVLVRQNISI, encoded by the coding sequence ATGAAAGGCATAAAAATCATAGTCGCGAGGGTCATCTACGCTATACATTGGTTTTATCTTGCTCCCCTAATACCTTTTCTAGCAGGTAAACTTAATTTATCGTTGCAAATCGTTGGTTTAATTCCTCTTTCTTTCTTTTTAGGCTCTGGTATTATGCAAATACCTTCTGCCTTTTTATCAACTAGAATAGGATTAAGGAACACTTTACTCCTAGGTCTTTTTATAATGAGTATATCACCACTATTGATACCGTTATCATCCAATTTTATTGAACTACTGATATTTTACCTAATGGACGGTGTTGGTGCTTCAATGTTCTTTTCCACCGGAGGTGGGATTTTAGCTTCATTGAATAGGGACTCTCCTAGTTTAGCCTTAGGTTTATATAATGCATCTTTTGCAGTTGGAGGACTTATAGGTTTAAATTGGTATATTGTGTTTGGAAACTATTTATCATTTTACATCTTATCAATTTTAACTTTTCTTTCACTTATTATTAATGTAAATAACTCAAACCTAAAACCGTGTTGGAGAATAATAAGGGATAATAGGATAGTAATTCTAGGGATTTCGATAGCTGGAATATGGGGAGTTTATTACGTTATAGGAGAATTATATCCCACATTTGCATATTATTACTTGCATCTAAACTTAATCGATTCAAGCTTGTTCACTTCACTGCTACTTGTTTCCTCAGTTATAGGTGGAAGTTTAACATTTTTAGCAGATAGAAAGATCAAGAAGTTTAACCTCCTTATAATTTCCTCGCTTCTAGGTTCAGTCCCTTCTCTTCTTCTCTATACGAAGGTCTATTTGCTAGGTATTGTAATAACTGGTATTTTTAATGAACTAGCAATATCGGTACTGTACTCGATAATAGCTAGTTTGCAAAGGGATGCAAATGCAACCATGGGGTTAGCATTGGTTAATTCACTAAATATTTTAATTGGAATGAATTTTGAGCTACTTGCTTCATATTCGGGTTATTATATGTGGATTGCGGTTAATATTATAGGACTACTATTATTTTCACTTATAGTGTTGGTTAGACAGAATATCTCAATTTGA
- a CDS encoding NAD(P)/FAD-dependent oxidoreductase, with amino-acid sequence MDEYDIVVIGGGPVGLFGTFYAGLRDMKTLLIDAQDELGGQLVSLYPEKIVYDVGGLAGIQAYELAQRLIEQAKMFGPDIKVNELADMIEKTNDNMWIVKTDKATYKTKTIFIAAGIGKIVPSRLGAKGEIEYENRGVYYTVRRKKDFEGKRVLIVGGGDSAVDWALTLAPVAKSVTLIHRRDQFRAHERSVKELFRVANVYVWHELKEVKGDGNKVTQAIIFDNRTKEEKVLDVDSVIISIGYKGDLGNIPKWGVTMKGRDIVVNGRMETNLPGVYAGGDIVQMEGSPKLALIAVGFAHAAIAISVAKKYVEPNASLFAGHSSEMDKFKPK; translated from the coding sequence GTGGATGAATACGATATAGTTGTAATTGGAGGTGGCCCAGTAGGTCTATTCGGTACTTTTTATGCAGGATTAAGAGATATGAAAACATTATTGATAGATGCTCAAGATGAGCTAGGCGGTCAACTAGTATCATTATATCCAGAGAAAATTGTATATGATGTAGGTGGTTTGGCAGGAATCCAAGCTTATGAATTAGCTCAAAGGCTTATTGAGCAAGCTAAAATGTTTGGCCCAGATATAAAAGTTAATGAATTAGCTGACATGATAGAGAAAACTAACGATAACATGTGGATAGTTAAGACTGATAAAGCCACATACAAAACTAAGACTATTTTCATTGCAGCAGGTATAGGGAAGATAGTTCCTTCAAGGTTAGGGGCTAAAGGAGAGATCGAGTACGAGAATAGAGGGGTCTATTATACCGTAAGAAGGAAGAAAGACTTTGAGGGTAAGAGGGTATTAATAGTAGGTGGTGGAGATTCAGCAGTAGATTGGGCATTAACTTTAGCTCCAGTAGCTAAATCTGTGACATTAATACATAGAAGAGATCAATTTAGAGCTCATGAGAGAAGTGTAAAGGAGCTCTTTAGGGTAGCTAACGTTTATGTTTGGCATGAATTAAAAGAAGTTAAAGGGGATGGTAATAAGGTAACCCAAGCAATAATATTCGATAATAGGACAAAGGAGGAGAAAGTGTTAGATGTAGATAGTGTAATTATAAGTATAGGATACAAAGGTGATCTTGGTAATATTCCTAAATGGGGAGTAACCATGAAAGGTAGGGATATAGTCGTTAACGGTAGGATGGAAACTAACTTACCTGGTGTTTATGCTGGAGGGGATATTGTACAGATGGAAGGTTCTCCCAAGTTAGCGCTAATAGCTGTAGGTTTTGCTCATGCTGCCATCGCTATAAGTGTAGCCAAGAAGTATGTGGAGCCTAATGCATCCTTATTTGCCGGCCACAGTTCGGAAATGGACAAATTTAAACCTAAGTAA